A window of the Gossypium hirsutum isolate 1008001.06 chromosome A05, Gossypium_hirsutum_v2.1, whole genome shotgun sequence genome harbors these coding sequences:
- the LOC107961150 gene encoding pleiotropic drug resistance protein 3-like, translating into MHIYTEGEACRYKFIVETGNYCVELVSMERVYGEMESQCSTDKGDGTVAGFGRGVEVVDIKKLSAEERHVLIEKLIKNIEKDNLRLLHKTRKRLDRVGVKLPTVEVRYRNLSVEAECDVVHGKPLPTLWNCLLSVLCYPAVRLFGFKTHRAKISIINNVSGIIKPGRMSLLLGPPGCARIRC; encoded by the exons atgcatatatatacagaGGGCGAGGCCTGCAGATATAAGTTCATAGTGGAAACTGGAAACTATTGTGTTGAGTTGGTTAGTATGGAACGTGTATATGGTGAAATGGAGTCGCAATGTTCAACAGATAAAGGTGATGGGACTGTAGCAGGGTTTGGTAGAGGAGTGGAAGTGGTAGATATTAAGAAGCTTAGTGCTGAGGAGCGCCATGTTTTGATAGAGAAGCTTATCAAAAACATAGAGAAAGATAACCTCCGGTTGTTGCACAAGACTAGAAAAAGACTGGACAG AGTTGGTGTAAAGTTGCCCACGGTGGAGGTGAGATACAGAAATCTTAGCGTGGAAGCTGAATGTGATGTGGTTCATGGGAAGCCTCTACCCACGTTGTGGAATTGTCTTCTGTCCGTTCTCTGT TACCCTGCAGTAAGGCTGTTTGGTTTTAAGACGCACCGAGCCAAGATAAGCATTATTAACAATGTTAGCGGCATCATAAAGCCTGGAAG GATGAGCCTGCTGCTTGGCCCTCCTGGATGTGCACGTATCCGTTGCTga